The following coding sequences are from one Campylobacter sp. RM16187 window:
- a CDS encoding YkgJ family cysteine cluster protein: MIRQDGFDYEFDFTKCSECGGKCCTGESGYIWISPNEISALAGYLSLDEGEFRNKFLEKHGYKFSIKEKIYNGGYACIFFNESEKNCSIYEFRPKQCMSFPFWDYFKNHFDELERECVGIRRL, encoded by the coding sequence TTGATAAGACAAGATGGATTTGATTACGAATTCGACTTTACTAAGTGCTCTGAGTGCGGAGGTAAGTGTTGCACGGGCGAGAGCGGGTATATATGGATAAGTCCAAATGAAATTTCAGCTCTTGCTGGATATCTTAGTCTTGATGAAGGCGAATTTAGAAATAAATTTTTAGAAAAGCACGGGTATAAATTTAGTATAAAAGAGAAGATTTACAATGGTGGTTATGCCTGTATATTCTTTAATGAGAGCGAAAAAAATTGTTCTATTTATGAGTTTAGGCCTAAACAGTGTATGAGTTTTCCTTTTTGGGATTATTTTAAAAATCATTTTGATGAATTGGAGAGAGAATGCGTGGGAATAAGGCGATTGTAG
- a CDS encoding tRNA1(Val) (adenine(37)-N6)-methyltransferase — MRLLQPKKGYRYNSDTMMLYDFVSKTKPKGKVLDVGCGCGILGLLLKRDFASINIDMLDIQESNINLAKQNADTNSIEANFITADFSNFKSDKRYDLIVSNPPFYHDGSKRSENEHIKISRYNEFLPLENLIKSSNSLLKPHGAFVFCYDAKQLSEILICLKKYKFTPSRLCFIHPKATIEANLVIIEAKKSSKALMKILPPVFVFENDKYSEVASEIFARANTLSEDFD; from the coding sequence ATGAGGCTATTGCAGCCTAAAAAAGGGTATCGGTATAACTCTGATACTATGATGCTTTATGATTTTGTATCAAAAACAAAGCCAAAAGGCAAAGTCCTTGATGTAGGATGCGGATGTGGTATATTGGGGCTTTTGTTAAAACGTGATTTTGCTAGTATTAATATTGATATGCTTGATATTCAGGAGTCAAATATAAATTTGGCAAAACAAAATGCCGATACAAACTCTATTGAGGCAAATTTTATTACAGCCGATTTTTCTAATTTTAAAAGCGATAAAAGATATGATCTTATAGTCTCAAATCCGCCTTTTTATCACGATGGATCCAAAAGAAGCGAGAATGAGCATATAAAAATTAGTAGATATAATGAGTTTTTACCTCTTGAAAATTTGATCAAGTCGTCAAATTCGCTTCTGAAACCTCATGGGGCTTTTGTGTTTTGTTATGATGCAAAGCAGCTTAGTGAAATTTTAATATGTTTAAAAAAGTATAAATTTACGCCCTCAAGGCTATGCTTTATTCATCCCAAAGCAACTATTGAAGCAAATTTAGTTATTATAGAGGCGAAAAAGAGTTCAAAGGCGCTAATGAAGATATTGCCTCCTGTTTTTGTTTTTGAAAATGATAAGTATAGCGAGGTCGCTAGTGAAATTTTTGCTAGAGCAAATACTCTTAGTGAGGATTTTGATTGA